In a genomic window of Alphaproteobacteria bacterium:
- the sufB gene encoding Fe-S cluster assembly protein SufB, whose translation MGATEETIATVKDMAGKYSAGFVTDIESDKAPKGLSEEIVRFISAKKKEPEWLLERRLKAFAHWQRMKEPKWAKLEFPDIDYQDAYYYSAPKSFEDGPKSLDEVDPKLLETYKKLGIPLREQEILAGVKGRAPVAVDAVFDSVSVATTFKDELKRHGVIFCSISEAVREHPELVKKYMNSVVPYSDNKHACLNTAVFTDGSFVYIPPGVRCPMELSTYFRINELNTGQFERTLIIADKGSYVSYLEGCTAPMRDERQLHAAVVELIAHDDAEIKYSTVQNWYPGDIDTGAGGIYNFVTKRGLCEGRNSKISWTQVETGSAITWKYPSCILKGDNSSGEFYSVAITNGRQQADTGTKMIHLGKNTRSRIISKGISAGRSNNTYRGIVKIMPGADGARNFTACDSLLIGDQCGAHTVPYIESRNRTAKLEHEATTSKISEDQLFYCLQRGIGEEEAIALIVNGFAREVMQHLPMEFAVEAQKLVGISLEGSVG comes from the coding sequence ATGGGGGCCACTGAAGAGACGATTGCCACCGTCAAGGACATGGCCGGAAAATATTCGGCGGGGTTCGTTACGGATATCGAGAGCGATAAAGCGCCCAAGGGGCTGAGCGAGGAGATCGTCCGGTTTATTTCCGCCAAGAAGAAGGAGCCGGAGTGGCTTTTGGAGCGGCGTTTGAAAGCGTTCGCGCACTGGCAGCGGATGAAGGAGCCGAAATGGGCGAAGCTGGAATTCCCGGACATCGATTATCAGGACGCCTATTATTATTCCGCGCCGAAATCCTTCGAGGATGGGCCGAAGTCGTTGGACGAGGTGGACCCGAAATTGCTGGAAACCTACAAGAAACTCGGTATTCCTTTGCGGGAGCAGGAAATTCTGGCCGGGGTTAAAGGGCGGGCGCCTGTGGCCGTCGATGCGGTGTTTGACTCCGTTTCCGTCGCGACCACGTTCAAGGATGAGTTGAAGCGGCATGGGGTGATTTTCTGTTCGATCTCGGAAGCCGTGCGGGAGCATCCCGAGTTGGTCAAAAAATACATGAATTCGGTCGTGCCGTATTCCGATAACAAGCACGCGTGCCTGAATACGGCGGTGTTTACGGATGGGAGTTTTGTCTATATCCCGCCGGGGGTGCGCTGCCCCATGGAGCTTTCGACCTATTTCCGGATCAACGAGTTGAATACCGGGCAGTTTGAGCGGACGCTGATTATCGCGGATAAGGGGTCGTACGTTTCCTATCTTGAAGGCTGCACCGCGCCGATGCGGGATGAGCGGCAGCTTCATGCCGCCGTTGTCGAGCTGATCGCGCATGACGATGCGGAGATCAAATATTCGACGGTGCAGAACTGGTATCCCGGTGACATTGATACAGGCGCGGGCGGGATCTATAATTTCGTGACCAAGCGCGGGCTGTGCGAGGGGCGGAATTCGAAGATCTCATGGACGCAGGTGGAGACGGGGTCGGCGATCACGTGGAAATATCCGTCGTGTATTCTGAAGGGTGACAATTCCTCCGGCGAGTTTTACTCCGTAGCGATCACCAACGGGCGGCAGCAGGCCGATACCGGGACCAAGATGATCCATCTGGGCAAGAATACGCGTTCGCGGATCATCTCCAAGGGCATCAGCGCGGGGCGGAGCAACAATACCTACCGCGGGATCGTCAAGATCATGCCGGGGGCGGACGGGGCGCGGAATTTCACGGCCTGTGACAGTCTGCTCATCGGCGATCAGTGCGGGGCGCATACGGTTCCGTATATCGAGAGCCGTAACCGCACGGCGAAGCTGGAGCATGAGGCGACGACGTCCAAGATTTCGGAGGATCAGCTTTTCTATTGCCTGCAGCGCGGGATCGGGGAAGAGGAGGCGATTGCGCTTATCGTCAACGGGTTTGCGCGGGAGGTCATGCAGCACCTGCCGATGGAGTTCGCGGTGGAGGCGCAGAAGCTGGTGGGGATCAGCCTTGAGGGGAGCGTGGGGTGA
- a CDS encoding SUF system Fe-S cluster assembly regulator, whose translation MFRISKLADYAVVVLADMARTGDALLSAALIAGQTNISEPTAAKVLKMLLRAGLVVSVRGAAGGYRLAHRAHEISVVTIIEAIEGPIALTACVDGLEPDCALGACCAVRGRWDSVNQALRSALEGVMLTDMMRPNTRKTITVEEKGAAYGGH comes from the coding sequence ATGTTCAGAATTTCAAAGCTTGCGGATTATGCGGTGGTGGTGCTGGCCGATATGGCGCGGACCGGCGATGCGCTGTTGAGCGCGGCCTTGATCGCCGGGCAGACGAATATATCCGAGCCGACGGCGGCCAAGGTTCTCAAGATGCTTCTGCGGGCGGGGCTTGTGGTTTCGGTGCGCGGCGCGGCGGGCGGGTACAGGTTGGCGCACAGGGCGCATGAGATTTCCGTGGTTACTATCATCGAGGCCATCGAGGGGCCGATTGCCCTGACGGCTTGTGTGGACGGGTTGGAGCCGGATTGCGCGCTGGGGGCGTGTTGCGCTGTGCGCGGGCGGTGGGATTCGGTCAATCAGGCCTTGCGGTCGGCGCTGGAGGGGGTCATGCTGACGGATATGATGCGTCCAAATACCCGAAAAACGATTACGGTTGAAGAGAAGGGAGCGGCCTATGGGGGCCACTGA
- a CDS encoding ATP-binding protein, with amino-acid sequence MIMFRKLILRKSYGPLPPMEWDIPQFAVITGKNGSGKTQLLSFLHGNAGYEPEKKDNKPYYLEKDSALNQDSVKFISESYRPLSSLKPDNNRMFEQSIRIGTDVTSETQGIRGLSEQQLLITPFVEKLEGNWIGEVFTGYLATVNQLKIFFYGKPDNPKSDEEIYDYIGMRPPWLEISEHFEKYGIEYKILPPKSAYDGSPHFWDTRTGQEVSYEYLSHGEKLIITLVLWAYNRFMGQTLKVFLLDEYDAHLNPSLAKIFVEIVKEKLVAEYGIQVIMTTHSPSTVAYVADEDLFWMERSEPIIKSSRSEIVPILSDGIMTFNEAGSLLNCVARSKKNVLIFTEGDTDVQHIFIANEKLKSGLDFEVISCGNAGKLKQFLMGCPENLFPTKTIIGIFDADQEGQNNFKVGKTLLNDPNIQKRNDGANVYAILMPTPTAELKDYLYCPIEFLYTKFILDKFGMLKKRDLFEINKINNATGRPQLGQQEYGEMEDLHFYKISQNANKKHFCNVVKELEESEFLSFIPLFSLIKRVVHDKTAKPIVT; translated from the coding sequence ATGATTATGTTTAGAAAATTAATTTTAAGAAAATCTTATGGTCCTTTACCACCTATGGAATGGGATATACCGCAGTTTGCTGTAATCACTGGAAAAAATGGTTCAGGGAAAACTCAACTATTATCGTTTTTACATGGAAATGCAGGGTATGAGCCAGAAAAGAAGGATAATAAACCATACTACTTAGAGAAGGACAGCGCTCTAAATCAAGATAGTGTCAAATTTATCTCAGAGTCTTATCGTCCTTTAAGTTCATTAAAACCTGACAATAATAGAATGTTTGAACAAAGTATTAGAATCGGAACTGATGTTACGTCCGAAACACAAGGTATAAGAGGGCTTTCAGAACAGCAATTACTAATCACGCCTTTCGTTGAGAAATTAGAAGGAAATTGGATTGGAGAGGTTTTTACAGGGTATTTAGCAACTGTTAATCAGCTAAAAATATTTTTTTACGGTAAGCCAGATAATCCCAAGAGTGACGAAGAAATTTATGATTACATAGGAATGAGACCTCCGTGGTTGGAGATTTCAGAGCATTTTGAAAAGTATGGAATTGAATATAAAATTTTACCTCCGAAAAGTGCGTATGATGGGAGCCCACATTTTTGGGATACTCGAACTGGTCAGGAAGTATCCTATGAATATTTGTCTCATGGTGAAAAGCTTATAATTACTTTAGTGCTTTGGGCATATAATCGCTTTATGGGGCAAACTCTAAAAGTTTTTTTATTAGATGAATACGATGCTCATTTAAATCCCTCGCTAGCCAAAATATTTGTTGAGATTGTTAAAGAAAAGTTAGTAGCGGAATATGGTATTCAAGTAATTATGACCACACATAGTCCTTCTACTGTGGCGTATGTTGCAGATGAAGATTTATTCTGGATGGAGCGGAGCGAGCCAATTATAAAATCATCCCGTTCTGAAATAGTGCCTATTCTGTCAGATGGCATTATGACTTTCAATGAAGCTGGTAGCTTATTGAACTGTGTTGCAAGGAGCAAAAAAAATGTTTTGATTTTTACTGAAGGCGATACAGACGTTCAGCATATTTTTATAGCAAACGAAAAACTAAAGAGTGGTCTTGATTTTGAAGTTATTAGCTGTGGAAATGCAGGAAAATTAAAGCAGTTTTTAATGGGGTGCCCCGAAAATCTTTTTCCAACCAAAACCATAATAGGAATTTTTGATGCCGATCAAGAGGGGCAAAATAATTTTAAGGTTGGAAAAACTTTATTGAACGACCCAAATATTCAAAAAAGAAATGATGGGGCGAATGTTTATGCAATACTTATGCCTACGCCTACGGCAGAACTTAAGGATTACCTGTATTGTCCAATTGAATTTTTATACACTAAGTTTATACTCGATAAATTTGGAATGCTCAAAAAACGTGATCTTTTTGAAATAAATAAAATAAATAATGCTACGGGTAGGCCGCAATTAGGCCAACAAGAATATGGAGAGATGGAAGACTTACATTTTTATAAAATAAGCCAGAATGCTAACAAAAAGCATTTTTGCAACGTAGTTAAAGAGTTAGAAGAAAGTGAGTTTTTAAGTTTTATACCTTTGTTTTCTCTAATTAAGCGCGTTGTACATGATAAAACAGCAAAACCTATTGTAACTTGA